One genomic region from Xenopus laevis strain J_2021 chromosome 2L, Xenopus_laevis_v10.1, whole genome shotgun sequence encodes:
- the obi1.L gene encoding ORC ubiquitin ligase 1 L homeolog (The RefSeq protein has 1 substitution compared to this genomic sequence), translating to MAQTVQNVTLSLTLPITCHICLGKVRQPVICVNHHVFCTVCIELWLKNNNQCPVCRVPITAENPCKDIIGGTGENECALDHSVRKHLRKTRLELLHNEYEEEIESLLKEREELKQKNVTLEKERSPTTTVSLGHDCNCGTKQGTENTSSEQSTSEKWKKKLEETNAASRKLVADVEKLKEENTKLINENIDYVRENFRLKTEVDSRSPQKFGRFTVAALHAKIDQYEKEMNRLKKALERSDKYIEELEVQVDQLKRPADWKPNERSHNENPVRDKETVNSEIGDSSLNYEGVKLEQMDKIPEKAEKNQEDSNSTCPTANNHKFIVNKSEYLSRTGCSMDFQKDRKSFPSSSSATWKESLKSPHGKNSSRNKPRESNTPCKEKEIHEFSSPGTSLSFSSLQLNSPDCKFTLPSNQVNAKKPLTHLRKLVFDDSPKKRKPNGFSNANNNGGLSKPFNEPKSEYWACEVKHKHSRDKLKESYVQLESLKNKEGQILQALPSLSSEEGNRTTTTSESSMDITFLDVNKLDSMMSTLEGNENPHYHSVKSDAVMHSNSQPRNGLQALYSNPHSQCAGGLLSHESRSSDKSHNNDFHTSRSTSSLLTPFYATAQSYSSKNLMDLMAPEMTSNSGSTSYTDNKNGLTSKRKLFNPICDSPPKSFKP from the exons ATGGCGCATACTGTTCAGAACGTGACCCTGTCTCTGACTCTCCCCATAACGTGTCACATCTGTCTGGGCAAG GTGCGGCAGCCTGTCATCTGTGTCAACCACCACGTCTTTTGTACAGTGTGTATTGAATTATGGCTGAAGAACAATAACCAGTGCCCTGTCTGTAGGGTGCCCATTACCGCTGAAAATCCCTGTAAAGACATAATAG GTGGAACAGGCGAAAATGAATGTGCTCTCGATCATTCGGTTCGAAAACACTTGCGTAAAACCAGACTAGAACTTCTTCACAATGAATATGAG gAAGAAATCGAATCACTGTTAAAAGAGAGAGAGGaactgaaacaaaaaaatgtaaccttGGAAAAAGAGAGGAGTCCCACCACAACTGTCTCTTTGGGCCATGACTGTAACTGTGGAACAAAGCAGGGGACCGAGAACACTAGTTCCGAACAGAGCACATCCGAGAAGTGGAAGAAGAAACTTGAAGAAACAAATGCTGCGTCCAGGAAACTTGTAGCTGATGTGGAAAAGCTCAAGGAG gaAAATACAAAGCTAATAAATGAGAACATTGATTATGTAAGAGAAAATTTTCGACTCAAAACTGAAGTAGACAGCAGATCACCACAAAA GTTTGGAAGATTTACAGTGGCTGCACTCCATGCCAAGATTGACCAATATGAAAAGGAGATGAACAGATTAAAAAAAGCTCTTGAGAGAAGTGATAAGTACATTGAAGAACTGGAAGTGCAGGTTGACCAGTTGAAAAGGCCTGCAGATTGGAAACCGAATGAGCGCTCACACAATGAAAATCCAGTCCGGGATAAAGAGACTGTAAATTCGGAAATAGGCGATTCATCACTTAATTATGAAGGAGTGAAACTAGAACAGATGGATAAGATACCTGAAAAGGCTGAGAAAAACCAAGAGGATTCCAACAGTACGTGCCCAACTGCAAATAACCACAAATTCATTGTGAACAAATCAGAATATCTTTCACGGACAGGGTGCTCCATGGATTTTCAAAAGGACAGAAAATCGTTTCCAAGTAGCAGTTCTGCCACATGGAAGGAGAGCTTGAAGAGTCCACATGGTAAAAACTCCTCACGAAATAAGCCAAGGGAGAGCAACACACcatgtaaagaaaaagaaatccatGAGTTTAGTAGTCCAGGCACATCACTGTCTTTTAGCTCTCTTCAGCTAAACAGTCCCGACTGTAAATTTACTCTTCCATCAAATCAAGTGAATGCCAAAAAACCCTTAACTCATCTTAGAAAATTAGTTTTTGATGACTCGCCTAAAAAGAGAAAACCAAATGGCTTTTCCAATGCAAATAATAATGGAGGATTGTCAAAACCTTTTAATGAACCAAAATCAGAATATTGGGCTTGTGAAGTCAAACATAAACATTCAAGAGACAAGCTAAAAGAAAGTTACGTGCAATTAGAAAGCCTGAAAAATAAAGAGGGACAGATACTGCAAGCATTACCTTCCCTGAGCAGTGAAGAAGGCAATCGCACCACAACCACTAGTGAAAGTTCCATGGATATTACTTTCTTAGATGTTAATAAGCTGGATTCCATGATGTCAACGTTGGAAGGCAATGAAAACCCTCATTACCACAGTGTTAAATCTGATGCTGTCATGCATTCAAATTCACAGCCAAGAAATGGACTTCAAGCCCTCTATTCAAATCCACATAGCCAGTGTGCTGGTGGACTTTTATCTCATGAAAGTCGGTCTTCTGATAAGTCTCACAACAATGATTTTCATACAAGTAGGAGTACTTCAAGTTTGTTGACACCTTTTTATGCTACAGCACAGTCCTACTCTTCTAAAAATCTCATGGACTTAATGGCTCCAGAGATGACCAGTAATTCCGGCTCTACATCATACACTGATAATAAAAATGGCCTTACATCAAAACGAAAGCTTTTTAACCCTATTTGTGACAGTCCTCCAAAGTCCTTTAAgccataa